From a single Adhaeribacter swui genomic region:
- a CDS encoding SusD/RagB family nutrient-binding outer membrane lipoprotein: protein MKMRFLKNNINYKLLGLSFFLSVAASSCTDYMETLNSDKSLITDKLLEQDANEGGFLLPIMMNRIVATTTAVQTQQNLQAESYAGYLESPTPFLNNENTMTYFMVDGWNNTAWNTSTSNVMDQWVQMWKKGYETKYPDLYSIALIIKVAAAHRLVDTFGPYPYTKYGTGAEVSFDSEEVAYDAFFADLDKAVTNLLAAEAANPKADDTRFKKWDKSTLGGEYTNWIKLANTLRLRLAMRISKVNPSKAQTEAEKAVQTEQGGLLIDRPFSVVPAQANPYFTMANAWSDTRLSASIETFLKGFNDPRLPLYAVAATDPDAAGQIKGIRAGVEKPTKERYLKFSLPNVGETTPVKQVDVAESYFLMAEGVLKGWNMNTTMTAQQLYEEGIRASFKANSAGGVDEYLQSTGTQIAYVDPKNAANNSPALTDITVKWEDGDTPERKLERIITQKWIAMYPEGTEAWSEFRRTGYPKLYPVMVSKNPDLPQGTFIKRLTYSSAVTNSSNAAVTEAVNAYLDGKNSAATPIWWDVD, encoded by the coding sequence ATGAAAATGAGATTTTTAAAAAATAATATAAATTATAAATTACTGGGTTTAAGTTTTTTCCTATCGGTGGCCGCTTCCTCGTGTACCGATTACATGGAAACCCTTAACTCCGATAAAAGCCTGATAACTGATAAGTTGCTCGAGCAGGATGCCAATGAAGGCGGTTTTTTACTACCCATTATGATGAACCGGATTGTGGCTACCACTACGGCCGTGCAAACCCAGCAAAACCTGCAAGCTGAATCCTATGCCGGGTATTTAGAATCGCCCACGCCTTTCCTGAACAACGAAAACACCATGACTTATTTTATGGTGGATGGCTGGAACAATACCGCCTGGAATACTTCTACCTCCAACGTAATGGACCAGTGGGTGCAAATGTGGAAGAAAGGTTACGAAACCAAATACCCGGATTTGTACTCTATCGCCTTGATTATTAAAGTGGCGGCGGCGCATCGTTTGGTAGATACCTTTGGCCCTTACCCCTACACCAAATACGGTACCGGTGCCGAAGTTTCTTTCGACTCCGAAGAAGTAGCTTACGATGCTTTTTTCGCGGATTTAGATAAAGCCGTGACCAATTTACTGGCGGCTGAAGCAGCCAACCCCAAAGCCGACGATACCCGATTTAAGAAATGGGATAAATCTACTTTAGGCGGCGAATATACCAACTGGATTAAACTGGCCAATACCCTACGGTTGCGGTTAGCAATGCGTATCTCTAAAGTAAACCCCAGCAAAGCCCAGACAGAAGCCGAGAAAGCCGTACAAACCGAACAAGGTGGTTTGCTGATAGACCGGCCATTTTCCGTGGTGCCAGCCCAAGCCAACCCGTACTTTACGATGGCTAATGCCTGGTCCGATACCCGCTTATCTGCTTCCATCGAAACGTTTTTAAAAGGCTTTAATGACCCGCGCTTGCCGCTGTACGCCGTAGCCGCTACCGACCCGGATGCTGCTGGTCAGATTAAAGGAATACGGGCGGGCGTGGAAAAACCCACCAAAGAACGGTATTTAAAATTTTCGTTACCGAACGTGGGAGAAACTACCCCGGTGAAGCAGGTAGATGTAGCCGAGAGTTATTTCTTAATGGCCGAAGGCGTATTAAAAGGCTGGAACATGAACACCACCATGACGGCGCAACAATTATACGAAGAAGGTATCCGGGCTTCATTTAAAGCTAATAGCGCCGGCGGCGTAGACGAGTATTTACAAAGCACCGGCACCCAAATCGCGTACGTCGATCCGAAGAATGCCGCCAATAACTCCCCCGCTTTAACCGACATTACCGTGAAATGGGAAGATGGCGACACGCCCGAAAGAAAGTTAGAGCGCATTATCACCCAAAAATGGATTGCTATGTACCCCGAAGGTACCGAAGCCTGGTCGGAGTTCCGGAGAACCGGTTACCCGAAATTGTACCCCGTCATGGTCAGCAAAAATCCGGATTTGCCCCAAGGTACTTTTATTAAACGCCTGACGTATTCTTCGGCGGTTACCAACTCCAGCAATGCAGCCGTAACCGAGGCGGTTAATGCTTATTTAGACGGAAAGAACAGCGCAGCTACCCCTATTTGGTGGGATGTTGATTAA
- a CDS encoding carbohydrate-binding family 9-like protein, with protein MLHKSLLSLFAFLLLIGNSVSAQKADSSQLIIKKTPDFTVTGEGKSPNWAKTKWVSMPVQETAGEKLNTKAKILYSETGIYFLFHCEDQKLTATFEEDGKPLYKEDVVEVFLWPDPAIPAYLEYELSPLNYELVLMIINKDGKFSGWRPSSYTGKRQIQHATSVQGGEKKSQAAIKSWMGEIFIPFSLLQPMVLGAPAPGSKWRANFYRIDHDKGYTTGSWQKTTPNKPANFHEFNKFGTFVFE; from the coding sequence ATGCTGCATAAATCTCTATTATCCCTATTTGCTTTTTTATTGTTGATAGGTAATAGCGTTTCTGCCCAGAAAGCAGACTCGTCGCAGCTAATAATTAAAAAAACGCCCGATTTTACGGTTACCGGCGAAGGCAAATCGCCGAACTGGGCTAAAACTAAATGGGTATCCATGCCGGTGCAGGAAACAGCGGGAGAAAAACTAAATACCAAAGCCAAGATTTTGTATTCCGAAACGGGTATTTACTTTTTGTTTCATTGCGAAGACCAAAAACTCACCGCTACTTTCGAGGAAGACGGTAAGCCCCTTTATAAAGAAGATGTTGTAGAAGTATTTTTGTGGCCAGATCCCGCCATTCCGGCTTACCTAGAATACGAGCTTTCGCCCTTAAACTACGAGTTGGTACTGATGATTATTAATAAAGACGGCAAGTTTAGCGGTTGGCGCCCGAGCAGCTACACCGGCAAACGCCAGATTCAGCACGCTACCAGCGTGCAAGGCGGCGAAAAGAAAAGCCAAGCTGCTATAAAAAGCTGGATGGGTGAAATATTTATTCCTTTTAGTTTGCTTCAGCCCATGGTGCTGGGCGCCCCGGCACCTGGCAGTAAATGGCGGGCTAATTTTTACCGCATCGACCACGACAAAGGCTATACTACGGGTTCCTGGCAAAAAACCACCCCCAATAAACCGGCCAATTTTCATGAATTTAATAAGTTCGGAACCTTTGTATTCGAGTAA
- a CDS encoding PLP-dependent transferase: MKRRDILKGLSVLPISGVVAAGQSAMAHSATPHEFDLLNYMKSTESPEMMGPLKAGPNIYQSIGVEPIINCRGTFTIIGASVELPEVREAMEYACRYFVQLDELAMGVGKRLSEITGAEWGMVSSGCAAGMKHVTAACVTGGNPEKLIRIPDLAGFDKTEVIIPKDSRNVYDHAIRNIGVKIIMVDSEEELRGAISPRTAMIYANADGLPASGPLSLESIAAIAKPKNVPILVDAAAEMLTIPNVHLQKGASVVAYSGGKGIRGPQCAGLLLGKKDILMAAWQASAPHHGPGRDNKVGREEVMGMLAAVETWVKRDHAKEYKTWMGYLDTIANRVKKIDGVQTTIKEPTGLANHTPTLIISWDPNKLNIIGIELANELSSTKPRIALSTYNGNRNGAPDPNVTGLSISSWMMQPGNDKVVADRIYDVLSRKRPPRVTTMKSPGSNLTGRWDATINFFNSQSQHTLFVEKQDGNWLQGSHKGDFDVRDMSGTLDGDKVIFRSMYRAPGDGISFTFSATVSGDTMSGDIHMGEYLTAKFTAKRYMYPNSQQTIFVPIGPPLSS; encoded by the coding sequence ATGAAACGCAGAGATATTTTAAAAGGCTTATCCGTTCTTCCGATTAGCGGCGTGGTTGCGGCTGGTCAGTCGGCGATGGCCCACTCGGCTACTCCTCATGAATTTGATTTACTCAATTACATGAAGAGCACCGAAAGTCCCGAGATGATGGGTCCCCTGAAAGCCGGACCAAATATTTACCAGTCCATCGGGGTAGAACCCATTATAAATTGCCGCGGTACTTTTACCATTATTGGCGCCTCAGTGGAGCTACCCGAAGTACGCGAAGCCATGGAATATGCGTGTCGGTATTTTGTGCAATTAGATGAACTAGCGATGGGCGTGGGTAAACGCCTTTCCGAAATTACTGGGGCCGAATGGGGCATGGTTTCGTCGGGTTGTGCGGCCGGTATGAAACACGTAACCGCTGCCTGCGTTACCGGCGGAAATCCGGAAAAACTTATCCGGATTCCGGATTTAGCCGGATTCGATAAAACCGAAGTAATTATTCCGAAAGATTCCCGGAACGTGTACGATCATGCCATTAGGAACATTGGGGTAAAAATTATCATGGTGGACTCAGAAGAAGAACTCCGCGGAGCCATCAGCCCCCGTACCGCCATGATTTACGCCAACGCCGATGGTTTGCCGGCTTCCGGACCATTGTCGCTGGAAAGCATTGCCGCCATTGCCAAACCCAAAAATGTTCCAATTCTGGTAGATGCGGCCGCCGAAATGTTAACCATTCCGAACGTGCATTTGCAAAAAGGGGCTTCGGTAGTAGCATACAGCGGCGGTAAAGGTATCCGGGGTCCGCAATGCGCCGGTTTGCTGCTGGGTAAGAAAGATATTTTAATGGCTGCCTGGCAAGCGAGTGCTCCGCACCACGGACCTGGCCGCGATAATAAAGTAGGCCGCGAAGAAGTAATGGGCATGCTGGCCGCCGTAGAAACCTGGGTAAAACGCGACCATGCTAAAGAATACAAAACCTGGATGGGTTACCTGGACACCATTGCAAACCGGGTTAAAAAGATTGACGGCGTACAAACCACTATCAAAGAACCAACCGGTTTAGCCAACCACACTCCTACCCTCATTATTTCCTGGGACCCGAATAAATTAAATATTATTGGGATTGAACTGGCCAACGAGCTATCGAGCACCAAACCCCGCATTGCCCTGAGTACCTACAATGGTAACCGCAACGGCGCTCCCGATCCGAATGTAACGGGTTTATCCATTAGTTCCTGGATGATGCAACCGGGTAACGACAAAGTGGTGGCCGACCGGATATATGACGTACTTTCGCGGAAGCGCCCCCCACGTGTTACCACCATGAAGTCGCCGGGTTCGAACCTGACTGGCCGCTGGGATGCAACCATTAACTTTTTTAACAGCCAAAGCCAGCACACGCTGTTCGTTGAAAAACAAGACGGTAACTGGCTGCAAGGCTCCCACAAAGGCGACTTCGATGTACGCGACATGTCGGGCACCCTGGATGGCGACAAAGTGATTTTCCGGAGCATGTACCGGGCACCCGGCGATGGCATTAGCTTTACTTTTTCGGCCACTGTATCGGGCGATACCATGTCCGGCGACATCCACATGGGTGAGTACTTAACGGCTAAATTTACCGCTAAAAGATACATGTACCCTAATTCGCAACAAACCATCTTCGTACCGATTGGACCACCGTTGTCCAGCTAA
- a CDS encoding SusC/RagA family TonB-linked outer membrane protein, translating to MKKNLLLEPSRLFSRICVRKFPSLFLRISKLTPVLLLLVCLQVSAKAISQRISIKAHNVPLAQVFQSIREQSGYEFIYNNELIKQAKPVNLEVKEVSLEQALDQTFINQPLTYTLLEKTIIIKSARNNTNIRSVLNIDIKGKVQDEKGEGLPGVSIQVSGTTLGTVTDASGNFTINAPENATLIFSYIGYANQTVAVNGRAQINVTLAPDTQALNEVVVTALGIEKNARSVTYAQQNVGGEELNRVKDPNLMNTLAGKAAGVVITRGTGGPGASSKVILRGNKSITGNNQPLYVIDGIPMNNANGAQGSSLFDTRDAGDAISNLNPEDIENISVLKGASAAALYGSQAANGVIIVTTKKGRKGITSVNFSSTATFEEPIALPEVQTTYGQGTGGVANTAINDSWGPKITNGSDRHLKDFFETGKTFVNSLAITSGNDMGQFYVSYANTNANGIVPNNDYNRHNVNLRGTTQIFNNKVSLDGSVNYINQMVKNRPQAGFYFSPIFSLYLFPTGDDFSKYSGSKYAVWNPTRAMTVQNWPYIRNEASSNQNPYWITNKNQTDQGRDRTIYSFSAKWNITDWLNLQGRTTYDKVEDIYELRQYASSDPTLVGANGGYRKNITKTDQLYTDILLSGTKNLSTNVFISATLGFSNTQNNFYDLNLANNGATNTLVLPNFFSAYNLQEPFISTESTQKRLTQAAFGTATVGYKETVFLDLTGRNEWSSTVNQPFFYPSVGLSYVLTETLGSSDIFSFAKVRASYAEVGNALPFGVANWTPPYTLDPGNNIIGRANLPFYNGNDTTALKPERTKSYEFGTELRFLQDKLSLNLTYYNATTYNQVFQIAAPAGAGATNFWINGGTIRNKGVEAVVSYNAEFGKVKWTPTLNFSRNINQIRELSDLLKAQYFVLNNGGSTRMIQLLLARPGIANLGGKEYGSYGDLFGKAYQRDENGNIKYGANGLPLLSAGTDQYLGNANPNFLLGFNNQFSYKNVNLSFLVDGRFGGKIVSQTQQWLDFKGLSRRSGEARDAGGVMVNEQMIAAETYYNFISGKGDVAAAAEEYLYDATNIRLREFAIGYTFPKFKSVIKDLNLSLVGRNLLFFYKDAPFDPEISISTANGMQGMDAFNMPSTRSYGVTLRATF from the coding sequence ATGAAAAAAAATTTACTACTCGAGCCAAGTAGGCTGTTTTCGCGCATCTGCGTGCGAAAATTCCCATCCTTATTTCTGCGCATTTCTAAACTTACCCCGGTGCTCCTGTTACTGGTATGCCTGCAGGTTAGCGCCAAAGCCATTTCTCAACGGATAAGTATTAAGGCGCACAACGTACCCTTAGCCCAGGTATTCCAGTCCATTAGGGAGCAAAGTGGTTACGAGTTTATATACAACAACGAGCTGATAAAACAAGCTAAACCCGTAAACCTGGAAGTAAAAGAAGTTTCGCTGGAACAAGCCCTGGACCAAACTTTTATAAACCAGCCTTTAACCTATACCCTGCTGGAAAAAACCATTATCATTAAATCTGCGCGCAACAACACCAATATCCGCTCGGTGCTAAACATCGACATTAAAGGCAAAGTACAGGACGAAAAAGGCGAGGGATTACCCGGCGTTAGCATTCAGGTAAGTGGTACTACCCTGGGTACCGTAACCGACGCCAGCGGTAACTTTACGATTAACGCCCCCGAAAATGCGACCTTGATTTTTTCTTACATTGGTTATGCCAATCAAACCGTAGCGGTAAACGGCCGGGCTCAGATTAATGTTACTTTAGCTCCGGATACCCAGGCTCTGAACGAAGTGGTGGTAACCGCTTTAGGTATTGAAAAAAATGCCCGCAGCGTAACGTATGCCCAGCAAAATGTGGGCGGCGAAGAACTAAACCGGGTAAAAGACCCCAACCTGATGAACACCTTAGCTGGTAAAGCGGCGGGCGTGGTAATTACCCGCGGTACCGGCGGCCCGGGTGCGTCTTCTAAAGTTATTTTGCGGGGTAATAAATCCATTACCGGCAACAACCAACCTTTGTACGTAATCGATGGTATTCCGATGAATAACGCTAATGGTGCGCAAGGCTCCAGCTTATTTGATACCCGCGATGCCGGCGATGCTATTTCTAACTTAAACCCTGAAGATATTGAGAACATTAGCGTATTAAAAGGTGCTTCGGCGGCGGCTTTGTACGGCAGCCAGGCAGCTAACGGGGTAATTATTGTTACCACCAAAAAAGGTCGCAAAGGCATTACTTCCGTTAACTTCTCCAGCACCGCTACTTTTGAGGAACCCATTGCTTTGCCCGAGGTGCAAACTACGTACGGCCAGGGAACTGGTGGCGTGGCCAACACCGCCATTAACGATAGTTGGGGACCTAAAATTACCAACGGCAGCGACCGGCACCTGAAAGACTTTTTTGAAACCGGCAAAACGTTTGTCAACAGTTTGGCCATTACCAGCGGTAATGACATGGGTCAGTTTTACGTATCGTACGCCAACACCAACGCCAACGGCATTGTACCCAACAACGACTACAACCGCCACAATGTAAACTTACGCGGAACCACCCAGATTTTTAACAACAAGGTTTCTCTGGACGGCTCGGTAAACTACATCAACCAAATGGTTAAAAACCGGCCGCAAGCAGGTTTCTACTTCAGCCCGATATTTAGCCTTTACTTATTCCCGACCGGCGATGATTTTTCAAAATACAGCGGTTCTAAATATGCAGTTTGGAATCCTACTAGAGCTATGACTGTACAGAACTGGCCGTACATCCGGAACGAAGCTAGCTCCAACCAGAATCCTTACTGGATCACCAACAAGAACCAAACCGATCAGGGCCGCGACCGTACCATTTACTCTTTTAGCGCCAAATGGAACATCACCGATTGGTTAAATTTACAAGGCCGGACTACCTACGATAAAGTAGAAGATATTTACGAACTGCGCCAGTATGCCAGCTCCGATCCAACTCTGGTAGGGGCTAATGGCGGTTATCGGAAAAACATCACAAAAACCGATCAGTTATACACGGACATTTTATTAAGCGGCACTAAAAATCTAAGTACCAATGTTTTTATTTCGGCCACGTTAGGTTTTAGTAATACCCAGAACAACTTCTACGATTTAAACTTAGCCAATAACGGGGCAACCAATACCTTAGTGCTCCCCAACTTCTTTTCGGCTTATAACTTACAGGAGCCCTTTATCTCCACCGAAAGCACTCAGAAAAGATTAACCCAAGCCGCTTTTGGAACTGCCACCGTGGGTTACAAAGAAACTGTTTTCCTGGATCTTACTGGCCGCAACGAATGGAGCTCCACGGTAAATCAACCGTTCTTTTACCCCTCCGTTGGTTTATCTTATGTTTTAACCGAAACCTTAGGCTCTTCCGATATATTTTCCTTTGCTAAAGTAAGGGCTTCTTACGCCGAAGTTGGTAACGCTTTACCTTTTGGCGTAGCTAACTGGACTCCGCCCTATACCCTCGATCCTGGAAATAATATAATCGGACGGGCTAACTTACCTTTTTACAACGGGAACGATACCACGGCATTAAAACCCGAGCGCACCAAGTCTTATGAATTTGGTACTGAGTTACGCTTTTTGCAAGATAAATTAAGCTTAAACTTAACGTATTATAACGCTACTACTTACAACCAGGTATTCCAGATTGCGGCTCCGGCCGGAGCGGGCGCTACCAATTTCTGGATTAACGGCGGTACTATCCGGAACAAAGGGGTAGAAGCCGTTGTGAGCTATAACGCTGAGTTTGGTAAAGTAAAATGGACGCCTACCTTAAACTTCTCGCGCAACATTAACCAGATTCGGGAACTAAGCGATTTGTTAAAAGCCCAGTATTTTGTATTGAATAATGGCGGCAGCACCCGCATGATTCAGCTTTTACTGGCCCGGCCGGGTATTGCTAACCTGGGTGGTAAAGAATACGGCTCTTACGGCGATTTATTCGGAAAAGCGTATCAGCGCGACGAAAACGGTAATATCAAGTACGGCGCCAATGGTTTACCCTTACTTTCGGCCGGTACCGATCAGTATTTAGGCAACGCCAACCCGAACTTCCTGCTGGGCTTTAACAACCAGTTCTCCTACAAAAATGTAAACTTATCCTTTTTGGTTGATGGCCGGTTTGGTGGTAAAATTGTGTCGCAAACCCAGCAATGGCTCGACTTTAAAGGCTTATCGCGTAGATCCGGCGAGGCCCGCGATGCTGGCGGCGTAATGGTAAACGAACAAATGATTGCCGCCGAAACCTACTACAACTTTATTTCGGGTAAAGGCGATGTGGCTGCGGCCGCTGAAGAATACTTGTACGATGCCACCAACATCCGCTTACGGGAATTCGCCATTGGTTACACCTTCCCGAAATTCAAAAGTGTGATCAAAGACTTAAACCTGTCTTTAGTTGGCCGCAACTTACTGTTCTTCTACAAAGACGCTCCCTTTGATCCGGAAATCAGCATATCTACAGCAAATGGCATGCAAGGCATGGACGCTTTTAATATGCCATCTACCCGTTCTTACGGCGTTACTTTGCGGGCTACTTTCTAA
- a CDS encoding RNA polymerase sigma-70 factor — MKISLKSESNPAELSKEKVFEQFFRDFYPRLVYFAYQILADKVKAEDTVQEAFIKLWDHRDEVSTNPIAIKNFLYSTVKNSSLNIIRHEKVVEKFKTSFIPAEAEENTVVNYIIQSEVLSEIHQAIQTLPESCQRISRMGYLEGMKNHEIAATLGISINTVKTQKQRAMQLLRLRLNPEAFILIAALIDNPFF; from the coding sequence ATGAAAATTAGTTTGAAATCTGAATCAAACCCGGCTGAACTATCCAAAGAAAAAGTATTCGAACAATTCTTTCGTGATTTTTATCCCAGGCTGGTTTATTTTGCTTATCAGATTTTAGCCGACAAAGTAAAAGCCGAAGACACGGTACAAGAAGCTTTTATTAAGTTATGGGATCATCGCGACGAAGTTTCGACCAACCCCATTGCTATTAAAAACTTTCTTTACTCAACCGTTAAAAATTCGAGCTTAAATATAATCCGGCACGAGAAAGTGGTGGAAAAGTTTAAAACCAGCTTTATTCCCGCCGAAGCCGAAGAAAACACCGTGGTTAATTACATTATCCAGTCAGAAGTGCTCTCGGAAATTCACCAGGCCATCCAAACTTTACCGGAAAGCTGCCAGCGCATTTCCCGGATGGGCTACCTGGAAGGCATGAAAAACCACGAAATAGCTGCTACGCTGGGCATTTCTATCAACACGGTTAAAACCCAGAAACAGCGGGCCATGCAGTTGCTGCGCCTGCGCCTGAACCCCGAAGCATTTATTCTAATTGCGGCGCTCATCGATAACCCTTTCTTTTAA
- a CDS encoding PQQ-dependent sugar dehydrogenase: MPIISAFLNRVCLLGAFIAIPGFSLAQDIKNPEKTTPNVQDNNASAIKPLRALRPDIQVNHVMQVEPKAVRLLYHAGTGDLWYTTFDGDVYQIKNTKNSAPMSQKIFSADDHGITRLQGAVFLKNSLFLCGNVSVNNNKGTKGRMVRFDLASTGKAKMTEVFNTVEYGTNKTTFDHGWNALEISPDGKFIYVNSGARTDHGEVQDNGGLYPNARNGALTANIFRFPVTAQNITLPDNTAELKAKGYLYAEGIRNAYDLAFDPDGKLFGVSNSPDYDMPEDMFWIREGHHYGFPWVMGGIENPQQYPDWQPSPETDPFINKFAHAWQVKYFHNDPDFPKRPEGVKFSPGVQNLGPDANEYRTNAGKVVDGDQTGVTTSTFTPHASPLGLFFDKKKVLASDLKGDGFVIRYTLGSRSVLMKPFTQEGADLLHLKLTYNKAADNYYVKTTRLVDGFKEATDAVLVGNDVYVIEYSGRNKGNLWKITLPKDSKAKITEFVRSEK; encoded by the coding sequence ATGCCAATTATTTCTGCTTTTTTAAACCGGGTTTGCTTACTGGGCGCTTTTATAGCCATTCCCGGCTTTAGCCTGGCGCAGGATATTAAAAATCCCGAAAAAACCACGCCCAATGTGCAGGATAACAATGCCTCGGCCATTAAACCTTTACGTGCCCTTCGGCCCGACATTCAGGTTAACCACGTTATGCAGGTAGAACCCAAAGCGGTACGTTTGCTATATCATGCCGGCACCGGCGACTTGTGGTACACTACCTTCGACGGGGATGTTTATCAGATTAAAAATACCAAGAACAGTGCACCTATGAGCCAGAAAATATTTTCAGCGGATGATCACGGCATTACCCGGTTGCAGGGTGCGGTTTTTTTAAAAAATTCTTTGTTTTTGTGCGGCAACGTAAGCGTTAACAACAACAAAGGCACCAAGGGTCGCATGGTTCGGTTTGATCTTGCTTCTACGGGTAAAGCCAAAATGACCGAGGTATTTAATACCGTAGAGTACGGCACCAACAAAACCACCTTCGACCACGGCTGGAACGCTTTGGAAATAAGCCCCGATGGCAAGTTTATTTACGTAAACAGCGGTGCCCGCACCGACCACGGCGAAGTTCAGGATAACGGCGGTTTGTACCCGAATGCCCGTAATGGGGCTTTAACAGCTAATATTTTCCGGTTTCCGGTAACGGCCCAAAACATAACTTTACCCGATAATACGGCTGAGTTAAAAGCCAAAGGTTATTTATACGCCGAAGGTATCCGCAATGCCTACGATTTAGCTTTTGACCCGGATGGCAAACTGTTCGGCGTTTCTAACTCCCCAGATTATGACATGCCCGAAGATATGTTCTGGATCCGGGAAGGGCACCATTATGGTTTCCCGTGGGTAATGGGCGGCATCGAAAATCCGCAACAATATCCCGACTGGCAACCTAGCCCCGAAACCGATCCGTTCATCAACAAATTTGCGCATGCCTGGCAGGTAAAATATTTTCACAACGACCCGGATTTTCCAAAGCGGCCCGAAGGGGTAAAATTTAGCCCAGGTGTGCAAAACTTAGGACCGGATGCGAATGAGTACCGCACCAACGCCGGCAAAGTAGTAGACGGCGACCAAACCGGGGTTACCACCAGTACCTTTACCCCGCACGCCTCTCCCCTGGGTTTATTCTTCGATAAGAAAAAAGTTTTGGCCAGCGATTTAAAAGGCGATGGGTTTGTAATCCGGTATACTTTAGGCTCGCGGTCGGTGTTAATGAAACCTTTTACCCAAGAAGGAGCCGACTTATTGCACCTGAAACTTACCTATAACAAAGCCGCCGATAACTACTACGTAAAAACCACCCGCCTGGTAGATGGGTTTAAAGAAGCGACCGACGCCGTACTGGTGGGCAACGATGTGTACGTAATTGAATATAGCGGCCGCAACAAAGGCAATCTCTGGAAAATAACTTTACCCAAAGATTCTAAAGCCAAGATTACCGAGTTTGTACGATCAGAAAAGTAG